Proteins encoded by one window of Arachis hypogaea cultivar Tifrunner chromosome 1, arahy.Tifrunner.gnm2.J5K5, whole genome shotgun sequence:
- the LOC112695748 gene encoding uncharacterized protein encodes MGNCQAIDTATLVIQQPNGKVERLYWPVSASEVMKGNPGHYVALLISSTTLCTSKDNNNNNQNAPNNNNNNNHPVRLTRIKLLKPTDTLVLGQVYRLISAQEVMKGLWAKKQAKMKKNLLSESDQVVKLKPGFDMNKAARSLVEQEDKQESNKGERHGSRTTTSSSNGGSGTTTAKSSRTWQPSLQSISEATT; translated from the exons ATGGGGAATTGCCAAGCCATTGATACAGCAACACTAGTGATACAGCAACCAAATGGGAAAGTAGAAAGGTTATATTGGCCTGTGAGTGCTAGTGAAGTGATGAAGGGTAACCCTGGTCACTATGTTGCTCTTCTCATCTCTTCCACGACATTGTGCACTTCCAaagacaacaataacaataaccaaAATGCCccaaacaacaataacaacaacaaccaccctGTTAGGTTAACACGGATCAAGCTTCTCAAGCCAACAGATACCCTTGTTCTTGGACAAGTTTATAGACTCATCTCAGCTCAAG AGGTTATGAAGGGTCTGTGGGCAAAGAAACAGGCAAAGATGAAGAAAAACTTACTATCAGAATCAGATCAAGTGGTGAAGTTGAAACCTGGGTTTGACATGAACAAGGCAGCAAGGAGCCTTGTTGAGCAGGAGgacaaacaa GAAAGTAATAAAGGTGAAAGACATGGGTCAAGGACAACAACATCAAGTAGTAATGGTGGTAGTGGCACAACAACAGCTAAGTCATCAAGAACATGGCAACCCTCTTTACAAAGCATCTCTGAGGCAACAACCTGA